The following are encoded together in the Lathyrus oleraceus cultivar Zhongwan6 chromosome 3, CAAS_Psat_ZW6_1.0, whole genome shotgun sequence genome:
- the LOC127128199 gene encoding omega-hydroxypalmitate O-feruloyl transferase translates to MENSNYENGFQQVNVKLTSEPTLVPPSEETKKEMYFLSNLDQNIAVIVRTVYCFKNKDKGNENACEVIKNALKDVLVQYYPLAGRLSISSEGKLIVDCNGEGALFVEAEANCSMEEIGDITKPDPRTLGMLVYDIPDAKHILQMPPLVAQVTKFKCGGFALGLCMNHCMFDGIGAMEFVNSWGELARGLPISIPPVLDRSILKARSPPKIEHLHQEFADIEDKSNTSSLYEDEMVYRSFCFNPEKLKVLKKKAMEDESNVLESCTTFEVLSAFVWIARTKALKMLPEQETKLLFAVDGRAKFEPKLPKGYFGNGIVLTKSVCKAGEITNKPFSYTVKLIQEAIKMVNDGYMRSAIDYFEVTRARPSLACTLLITTWSRLSFHITDFGWGEPVLSGPVGLPEKEVILFLSHGQERRDINVLLGLPAPVMKIFQDLMKI, encoded by the exons ATGGAGAATTCCAACTATGAAAACGGTTTCCAACAAGTTAATGTAAAGCTAACAAGTGAACCAACACTTGTTCCACCATCTGAAGAAACAAAGAAAGAAATGTACTTTCTATCAAACCTTGATCAAAACATTGCTGTCATTGTTCGAACCGTTTATTGTTTCAAAAACAAAGACAAGGGAAACGAGAATGCTTGTGAAGTGATTAAGAATGCATTGAAAGATGTTCTTGTTCAATACTACCCTCTTGCTGGGAGATTGAGTATAAGCTCAGAGGGTAAACTGATTGTGGATTGTAATGGAGAAGGTGCTCTTTTTGTTGAAGCTGAAGCTAATTGTTCAATGGAAGAGATTGGTGATATAACAAAACCTGATCCTAGGACTCTTGGGATGTTGGTTTATGATATTCCTGATGCTAAACATATTCTTCAGATGCCTCCTTTGGTTGCTCAG GTGACAAAATTCAAATGTGGAGGTTTTGCTCTTGGACTATGCATGAATCATTGCATGTTTGATGGAATTGGAGCTATGGAGTTTGTGAATTCATGGGGAGAACTAGCAAGAGGTTTACCAATCTCGATCCCTCCGGTTCTAGACCGAAGCATACTAAAGGCGCGCAGTCCGCCAAAGATTGAGCATTTGCACCAAGAATTCGCTGACATTGAAGACAAATCAAACACTAGTAGTTTATACGAAGACGAAATGGTGTATAGGTCATTCTGTTTCAATCCCGAAAAACTAAAAGTATTGAAGAAAAAAGCTATGGAAGATGAAAGTAATGTCCTTGAATCTTGCACAACATTTGAAGTGCTTTCAGCTTTTGTTTGGATAGCTAGAACAAAAGCACTTAAAATGCTTCCAGAACAAGAAACAAAGCTTCTTTTTGCTGTGGATGGAAGGGCAAAATTTGAACCAAAACTTCCAAAAGGGTATTTTGGGAATGGAATTGTGCTAACAAAATCTGTTTGTAAAGCAGGTGAAATTACAAACAAGCCCTTTTCATATACTGTGAAACTTATTCAAGAAGCAATTAAAATGGTGAATGATGGATACATGAGATCAGCTATTGATTATTTTGAGGTAACAAGAGCTAGGCCTTCTTTGGCTTGCACACTCTTGATCACAACTTGGTCTAGGCTTTCTTTTCACATCACTGATTTCGGTTGGGGCGAACCGGTTCTGTCGGGACCAGTTGGCTTGCCGGAGAAGGAAGTGATTTTGTTCCTTTCACATGGTCAGGAGAGGAGGGACATCAATGTGCTTCTTGGTTTGCCTGCTCCTGTCATGAAGATCTTTCAAGATTTGATGAAGATTTAG